From Methanocella paludicola SANAE, a single genomic window includes:
- the dnaJ gene encoding molecular chaperone DnaJ: MAEKRDYYEVLGVDKTAPVEDIKKSYRKLAMKYHPDQNKEPGAEEKFKELSEAYAVLSDEQKRARYDQLGHAGMSGYSESDFYNNANFNDIFRDMGFGNYDNLFDMFFGGRGGGQRGPSRGADLRYDLEVDFKEAAFGIDKEIVFPRMDVCDTCHGTGAKPGTKVYNCSACDGTGQVRQVQQSLFGQMVRVGPCGRCRGRGKMFDTPCPECRGNGKSRHVRKITVKIPAGVEEGMQLRVTGEGEPGMNGTQAGDLYVVVHVRSHPYFQRYGDDISCILPISITQAVLGDEIEVDTLNGKAKLKIPAGTQTDTTFRLKGEGVQSLRTRGRGDMHVKVVVKVPQRLSEHQKKLYQELAADEHAGKGKEKDKNIFERIGDAFKS, from the coding sequence GTGGCTGAAAAAAGAGACTACTACGAGGTACTGGGCGTCGATAAGACCGCTCCGGTCGAGGACATTAAAAAATCATATCGAAAGCTCGCCATGAAATACCACCCGGACCAGAACAAGGAGCCGGGGGCCGAGGAAAAGTTCAAGGAGCTCTCGGAAGCGTATGCCGTTCTTTCGGACGAGCAAAAACGTGCCCGGTATGATCAGCTCGGCCACGCGGGCATGTCGGGCTATTCCGAGTCCGACTTTTACAATAACGCGAACTTCAACGATATCTTCCGGGACATGGGCTTCGGGAATTATGATAATCTCTTCGACATGTTCTTCGGCGGCCGGGGGGGAGGCCAGCGCGGCCCGTCCCGGGGCGCCGACCTGCGCTATGACCTGGAGGTCGACTTCAAGGAGGCGGCCTTCGGCATCGACAAGGAGATCGTCTTCCCCAGGATGGACGTGTGCGATACCTGCCATGGCACGGGGGCGAAGCCCGGCACCAAGGTCTATAACTGCAGTGCCTGCGACGGCACCGGCCAGGTGCGCCAGGTCCAGCAGAGCCTGTTCGGCCAGATGGTGCGGGTAGGGCCCTGCGGAAGATGCAGGGGCCGGGGAAAGATGTTCGACACGCCCTGCCCGGAGTGCCGCGGAAATGGCAAGTCCCGGCACGTCCGCAAGATCACCGTAAAGATCCCCGCGGGAGTCGAGGAGGGCATGCAGCTTCGTGTCACCGGCGAGGGCGAGCCGGGGATGAACGGCACGCAGGCCGGCGATCTCTACGTGGTCGTCCACGTCAGGTCCCACCCCTATTTCCAGCGCTACGGCGATGACATCTCCTGTATCCTGCCCATCAGCATCACGCAGGCCGTCCTCGGGGACGAGATCGAAGTGGATACGCTTAACGGCAAGGCGAAGCTCAAGATCCCGGCGGGAACGCAGACTGATACGACTTTCCGTCTAAAGGGCGAGGGCGTCCAGAGCCTGCGCACGAGGGGCAGGGGCGACATGCACGTCAAAGTGGTCGTTAAGGTGCCCCAGAGGTTATCCGAGCACCAGAAGAAGCTCTACCAGGAGCTTGCTGCCGACGAGCATGCCGGAAAGGGTAAGGAAAAAGATAAGAACATATTCGAGCGCATCGGCGACGCTTTCAAGTCGTAA
- the dnaK gene encoding molecular chaperone DnaK has product MSKIIGIDLGTSNSEAAVLEGGKPTIIPSAEGARLFPSYVAFTKTGERLVGEAARRQAVTNPERTVLAIKRKMGTDHKVDIDGKKYTPQEISAMILSKIKQDAEAFLGEKISKAVITVPAYFNDNQRQATKDAGTIAGLEVLRVINEPTAAALAYGLDKTGTQKILVFDLGGGTLDVTIMEMGEGVFEVLSTSGDTQLGGTDMDNRIIDYIANSFQKENGIDLRKDKMAMQRLRDAAEKAKIELSSTLQTNVNLPFITADQNGPKHLDMTLTRAKLEELVREVVDRCYAPMRQAISDAKLTATNIDHIILVGGPTRMPMVQEMVRKFFGKEPERGIDPMECVAMGAAIQGGVLAGEVKDLLLLDVTPLSLGIETFGAVFTKLIERNTTIPTRKSQVFSTAADNQTSVEIHVLQGERPMASDNTTLGRFHLIGIPPAPRGIPQIEVTFDIDANGIMNVKAKDLGTGKEQAITITASTKLSKDQIDRMMKDAEKFASEDAKKKEKAEVTNNADSILYAAQKTVAEAGDKITADQKDKINKGIEALKEAQKTDDMNKIKAETENLTKVVNEAATVMYQQAAQAYQQQQQAKQQQQAQPNGGGKDPNVVDAEFEVKDEKKN; this is encoded by the coding sequence ATGTCCAAGATTATCGGCATAGACCTTGGTACTAGCAACTCAGAGGCCGCCGTCCTTGAAGGCGGCAAGCCGACCATCATACCGAGCGCGGAGGGCGCGAGGCTTTTCCCCTCCTACGTAGCGTTCACGAAGACGGGCGAAAGGCTCGTCGGCGAGGCGGCGCGGCGCCAGGCCGTTACGAACCCCGAGAGGACCGTACTGGCCATCAAGCGCAAGATGGGCACCGACCACAAGGTGGACATCGACGGCAAGAAGTACACTCCGCAGGAGATATCCGCCATGATCCTCTCCAAGATCAAGCAGGACGCCGAGGCGTTCCTGGGCGAGAAGATCTCAAAGGCGGTCATCACTGTCCCGGCTTACTTTAACGATAACCAGAGGCAGGCCACCAAGGATGCCGGCACCATCGCCGGCCTGGAAGTCCTGCGTGTCATCAACGAGCCCACGGCGGCCGCGTTAGCGTACGGCCTGGACAAGACGGGCACCCAGAAGATCCTGGTGTTCGACCTGGGCGGCGGCACGCTCGATGTGACCATCATGGAGATGGGCGAGGGCGTCTTCGAGGTGCTTTCCACCTCGGGCGATACCCAGCTCGGCGGCACCGACATGGATAACCGCATCATCGACTATATCGCCAACAGCTTCCAGAAGGAGAACGGCATCGACCTGCGGAAGGACAAGATGGCCATGCAGCGCCTGAGGGATGCGGCCGAGAAGGCCAAGATCGAGCTCTCGAGCACCCTGCAGACGAATGTTAATTTACCGTTCATTACGGCCGACCAGAACGGCCCAAAGCACCTGGACATGACTCTCACGAGGGCCAAGCTCGAAGAGCTCGTCAGGGAGGTCGTTGACCGGTGCTACGCGCCAATGAGGCAGGCCATATCGGACGCCAAGCTCACGGCGACCAACATCGACCACATTATCCTGGTCGGAGGCCCGACGAGGATGCCCATGGTGCAGGAAATGGTCCGCAAGTTCTTCGGCAAGGAGCCGGAGCGCGGGATCGACCCCATGGAGTGCGTGGCAATGGGCGCGGCCATCCAGGGCGGCGTGCTGGCGGGCGAGGTCAAGGACTTACTGCTACTGGACGTCACCCCGCTGTCGCTTGGGATCGAGACCTTCGGTGCCGTGTTCACGAAGCTCATCGAGCGGAACACGACCATCCCCACCCGGAAGAGCCAGGTGTTCTCGACCGCCGCGGATAACCAGACGTCCGTCGAGATCCACGTGCTCCAGGGCGAGAGGCCCATGGCCTCGGACAACACGACGCTCGGCCGGTTCCACCTGATCGGCATTCCGCCGGCCCCGAGGGGCATTCCCCAGATCGAGGTGACCTTCGATATCGACGCCAACGGCATCATGAACGTCAAGGCGAAGGACCTGGGCACCGGCAAGGAGCAGGCCATAACCATCACGGCCTCCACCAAATTATCGAAAGACCAGATCGACCGCATGATGAAGGACGCGGAGAAGTTCGCATCGGAGGACGCCAAGAAGAAGGAGAAGGCCGAGGTCACGAACAACGCCGACTCTATCCTCTACGCGGCCCAGAAGACCGTCGCCGAGGCGGGCGACAAGATCACGGCCGACCAGAAGGATAAGATCAACAAGGGCATCGAGGCCCTTAAAGAGGCGCAGAAGACCGACGATATGAACAAGATCAAGGCCGAGACCGAGAACCTGACCAAGGTGGTAAACGAGGCCGCGACCGTGATGTACCAGCAGGCTGCCCAGGCCTACCAGCAACAGCAGCAGGCCAAGCAGCAACAGCAGGCGCAGCCCAACGGCGGCGGCAAGGACCCGAACGTGGTCGACGCCGAGTTCGAAGTGAAGGACGAGAAGAAGAATTAA
- a CDS encoding nucleotide exchange factor GrpE, whose translation MDSTEVKESLEESKADDELALAKKQAEEYKSLAMYLRADLENYKKRAAREREDYIKYSNESLILELLDVYENLERAVETARKSDDAMAKGLEMVYTNMKTVLEKHGLKPIKAVGEKFDPYLHEAMMQGVDNDREEDTILEEIQRGYTLNMKVIRYSKVKVSKRGED comes from the coding sequence ATGGACTCGACTGAAGTAAAAGAAAGTCTCGAAGAGTCAAAAGCGGACGACGAGCTAGCCCTTGCAAAAAAACAGGCTGAGGAGTATAAGAGCCTCGCCATGTACCTCAGGGCGGACCTGGAGAACTATAAAAAGCGCGCGGCCCGCGAGCGCGAAGATTACATCAAATACTCGAACGAGTCCCTCATTCTGGAGCTACTGGACGTCTACGAGAACCTGGAGCGGGCGGTCGAGACGGCCAGAAAGTCCGACGACGCAATGGCCAAAGGACTGGAGATGGTCTACACGAACATGAAAACCGTGCTGGAGAAGCACGGGCTCAAGCCCATCAAGGCCGTGGGAGAGAAATTCGACCCGTACCTGCACGAGGCAATGATGCAGGGCGTCGACAACGACCGTGAGGAAGACACGATCCTCGAGGAGATACAGCGTGGCTACACGCTGAACATGAAAGTCATTCGATACTCGAAAGTCAAAGTTTCGAAAAGAGGTGAAGATTAA